From the Salipiger sp. CCB-MM3 genome, the window CCGTGCCATCGAGCTTGGCTATGAAAAGGCGCTTTCGGCCATCGTCGACGCCAATATCACCACCATCATCACGGCGATCATCCTCTATGTCATGGGCTCGGGTCCGGTGCGCGGTTTCGCCATCACCCTTGGCCTCGGCATCGTCACCTCGGTCTTCACCGCGATCTATGTCACCCGGCTGCTGATCGCGATGTGGTTCGAACGTCGCCGTCCCAAAACCATCGAGGTCTGAGCCATGCGTCTTCGCGTCATTCCCGACAATACGAGCTTTGACTTCTTCAAGCACTGGAAGCTGTGGCTGGGCATTTCGGGCGTTCTGCTCGTGCTCGCGCTGGCCAGCTTCGGCATCCGCGGCCTGAACTACGGCATCGACTTCCGCGGCGGCACCACCATCCGGACCCAAAGCACGGAGGCCGTCGACGTCGGCGCTTACCGTGACGCGCTCGGCGCGCTGGGGCTGGGGGATGTGGTGATCTCCGAGGTGTTCGATCCCTCCTTCGGGCCGGATCAGAACGTCGCCATGGTGCGCATTCAGGCGCAGAACGATGTGGAGTCGGTGACCCCGGAAACCATCGCCACCGTCGAGGCGGCGCTGCAGGAGGTCGCGCCGGACATCAAGTTCGTCTCGGTGGAATCCGTTGGCCCGAAGGTTTCGGGCGAGCTGATCTGGACCGCGGTCGAGGCCGTGGCTCTGGCGATCGGCGCGGTGCTGATCTACATCTGGCTGCGGTTCGAATGGCAGTTCGCCGCCGGGGCCGTGCTGGCGCTGGTGCACGATGTGATCCTGACGATCGGCGTCTTCTCGGAACTGCAGATCAAGTTCGACCTCACCACCATCGCGGCGCTGTTGACCATCGTCGGCTACTCGCTCAACGATACGGTGGTGGTCTTTGACCGGGTCCGCGAGAACCTGATCAAATACAAGAAGACCGAGCTCAAGGACGTGCTGAACCTGTCGATCAACGAGACGCTCAGCCGGACCTTCATGACCTCCTTCACCACGCTGCTGGCGCTCTTCGCGCTGTTTGCTCTGGGCGGTGACGTGATCCGCGGATTCGTCTTCGCGATGATCTGGGGCGTCTTCGTCGGCACCTATTCGTCGGTGTTCATCGCTTCGGCGCTGCTGCTGTGGTTTGGCGTCAAGCGCGACTGGTCAAAGCCCGAGGCCGAGGTCGAAGCCAAGAAATCCGGGACCAGCGTCTGAGGCGCAAAGTTCCATTCTGGTATGGAAGGGGCCGCATCGTCGGCCCCTTTTTTCGTTTGGTCGCCGGGGGATGCCCCGGAGATGATCACTCATTGTGCAACGCTCAGGGAAACGCAGTGTTGCGGGCCTAGACTTTAGGTTAGCGCATTGGGTCCTTGGCATAGGCGCGCTAGTGTCAAACTCCATACACAAGGGCGCCCGCCTCTCCGGCGAGGGCGCCGATGCTGCTGTGCGGCAAAATTCATTTGATTCTTCACCGATGTGTCATAAAGTGCGGCCACGCGGCTAGGCCAGGCGTCGTATGTTGACGTGGGAGGGGTGTACCGCGTCTTGGCCTGCGCGTTCATGGAAGTGCGGTCCGCGTCGGATCGCCTGTGTGGGACTAGGGGAAGAACCATGCGGATGAACGAAATCAACTTTAGCGATGCCATGCCTGTCGAGGGTTATGGCCCGGGCTTCTTTCGTATCGGCGGTCGGCCGGTCGATGGGGGCGTCTGCATCTCGCCGCAGGGCATGAAATCCTGGGCGGGGCTGTCGGACGAAGAAACGTTGGTCGCGCTCGCGGGCGAGGTCGACGTGATCTTTGTCGGCACCGGCGGCGATATCGCCCTGCTGCCCAAGGCGCTTTCGGCCCGGCTCGAAGAGGCCGGTGTCGGCGTCGAAGTGATGAACTCTCCCTCTGCCTGCCGCACCTACAACGTGCTGCTGGGTGAGGGGCGCCGGGTTGCGCTGGCCGCGCTGCCCGTCTGACGACGACCCATCCCAGCCAGTCCGTGGCGTCATCCCCTAAGGATGATCAGACCGGACCAGCCATTTTCCTGCAACAGCTTGTCGCGGCGCGGCTTTCGCGCTTTCCCGAACCTCATCACTGAGGTAAGCGAAAGCATGGACCTATCTGTTCGCGATCTGGCCGTGGCCCGGGGAGGAGTGCCGGTGCTGGAGGGGCTGAGCTTCACGCTCGCCCCCGGACGTGCCTTGGTTTTGCGCGGGCCAAATGGTTCGGGCAAGACAACGCTTCTGCGCAGCATCGCGGGGCTGCAGCCCGCGTTCAGCGGCACGATCGAAGGCGCGGGCGAGCGCATCGCCTATGCCGCCCATTCCGACGGTCTCAAATCCATGCTGACGGCGGCTGAGAACCTGCGCTTCTGGGCGCAGGTCTTTGCGCAATCCGACATTGAAGCAGCGCTCGACGCCTTTGACCTGCGCGGGCTGGAAGACCGGCCCGCGGGCACGCTCTCGGCAGGGCAGAAGCGCCGCTTGGGCCTCGCGCGGCTGATGGTCACCGGCCGTCCGGTCTGGGTGCTGGACGAGCCCACCGTGTCGCTTGATGCCGTCTCGGTGGCGCGCTTCGCCGAGGCGGTGCGCGGCCATCTGGCGGGCGGCGGCTCGGCGCTGATGGCCACGCATATCGATCTGGGGCTGGACGAGGCAGAGATCCTCGACGTCACCCCGTTCAAGGCGGCGCCGCGCGTCTCCATAGAGGACGAGGCCTTCCTGTGATCGCGCTACTTCTACGGGACCTGCGGCTGGCGGTGCGGGCAGGGGGCGGCTTTGGCCTCGGCCTTGCGTTTTTCCTGATCGTCACCGTGCTCATTCCCTTCGGCGTCGGTCCGGAGACCGGGCTGTTGTCGCGCATCGCGCCCGGCGTGCTGTGGATCGGCGCGCTGCTGGCCTGCCTGCTGTCGCTCGACCGGATCTTCGCGCTCGACTGGGAGGATGGCTCGCTTGACCTGCTGGCCACCGCGCCGCTGCCGATGGAGGGGATCGTCACCATCAAGGCACTGGCGCATTGGATCACCACCGGCCTGCCGCTGGTGCTTGCCGCGCCCGCGCTTGGCGTGCTGCTGAGCCTGCCGCCCTCGGGCTACCTGTGGGTGCTGGTCTCGCTGGCGCTCGGCACACCGGCGCTGTCGGTCATCGGCACCTTCGGGGCGGCGCTGACCGTGGGGCTGAAGCGTGGCGGGCTGCTGCTGTCG encodes:
- the ccmB gene encoding heme exporter protein CcmB translates to MIALLLRDLRLAVRAGGGFGLGLAFFLIVTVLIPFGVGPETGLLSRIAPGVLWIGALLACLLSLDRIFALDWEDGSLDLLATAPLPMEGIVTIKALAHWITTGLPLVLAAPALGVLLSLPPSGYLWVLVSLALGTPALSVIGTFGAALTVGLKRGGLLLSILVLPLYVPTLIFGAEVARRGAEGLAVQTPLLMLAGISFGTLALLPFASAAVLRINLR
- the ccmA gene encoding heme ABC exporter ATP-binding protein CcmA translates to MDLSVRDLAVARGGVPVLEGLSFTLAPGRALVLRGPNGSGKTTLLRSIAGLQPAFSGTIEGAGERIAYAAHSDGLKSMLTAAENLRFWAQVFAQSDIEAALDAFDLRGLEDRPAGTLSAGQKRRLGLARLMVTGRPVWVLDEPTVSLDAVSVARFAEAVRGHLAGGGSALMATHIDLGLDEAEILDVTPFKAAPRVSIEDEAFL
- a CDS encoding Mth938-like domain-containing protein; translated protein: MRMNEINFSDAMPVEGYGPGFFRIGGRPVDGGVCISPQGMKSWAGLSDEETLVALAGEVDVIFVGTGGDIALLPKALSARLEEAGVGVEVMNSPSACRTYNVLLGEGRRVALAALPV
- the secF gene encoding protein translocase subunit SecF, with translation MRLRVIPDNTSFDFFKHWKLWLGISGVLLVLALASFGIRGLNYGIDFRGGTTIRTQSTEAVDVGAYRDALGALGLGDVVISEVFDPSFGPDQNVAMVRIQAQNDVESVTPETIATVEAALQEVAPDIKFVSVESVGPKVSGELIWTAVEAVALAIGAVLIYIWLRFEWQFAAGAVLALVHDVILTIGVFSELQIKFDLTTIAALLTIVGYSLNDTVVVFDRVRENLIKYKKTELKDVLNLSINETLSRTFMTSFTTLLALFALFALGGDVIRGFVFAMIWGVFVGTYSSVFIASALLLWFGVKRDWSKPEAEVEAKKSGTSV